One stretch of Deltaproteobacteria bacterium DNA includes these proteins:
- a CDS encoding ABC transporter ATP-binding protein gives MKDAREALVRIDGLKVHFEIKEGFLGGLLSKEKKVVRAVDGVTLSIDRGEILSLVGESGSGKTTVGKAILQLVPPTEGAVVFDGAPVPPDREGLKAFRQKAQMVFQDPYQALNPRHYIIDIVAEPLDVAGLVKTSEEREQRVRGALEQAGLTPADDYFYRYPYELSGGQRQRVVIAGALILGPRFIVADEPVSMLDASIRTGILKLMIHLRDTKGIAYLFITHDLSLAWLISDRIAIMYLGRIMEIGTADEIIKAGLHPYTQALMAIMPVPGQTREGERPVLEGETPNAAVEILGCKFSSRCPRATERCRLEQPELMEVAPGHSVACFPVQEAIGSI, from the coding sequence GGATTTCTCGGCGGGCTCTTGTCCAAAGAGAAAAAAGTCGTCCGGGCGGTGGACGGGGTCACTTTGTCCATCGACCGGGGTGAAATTCTGTCGTTGGTGGGCGAGAGCGGAAGCGGAAAGACCACCGTCGGCAAAGCGATCCTCCAGCTGGTCCCGCCTACGGAGGGCGCGGTGGTCTTCGACGGAGCCCCGGTCCCCCCGGACCGGGAAGGGCTCAAAGCGTTCCGACAGAAGGCTCAGATGGTCTTTCAGGATCCGTATCAGGCATTGAACCCCCGGCACTATATCATTGATATCGTGGCGGAGCCTTTGGACGTGGCCGGTTTGGTCAAAACATCGGAGGAGCGGGAACAGCGGGTCCGGGGCGCTTTGGAGCAGGCCGGACTGACGCCGGCGGACGATTACTTTTACCGCTATCCCTACGAGCTGTCCGGCGGCCAGCGGCAGCGGGTGGTCATTGCCGGCGCGCTGATTCTCGGTCCTCGGTTCATCGTGGCCGACGAGCCGGTGTCCATGCTGGATGCGTCCATTCGCACCGGGATCCTGAAACTGATGATCCATCTCCGGGACACAAAGGGGATCGCTTATCTGTTCATCACCCACGACCTGTCCTTGGCCTGGCTGATTTCGGACAGGATCGCCATCATGTACCTGGGGCGGATCATGGAAATCGGCACTGCCGATGAAATCATCAAGGCGGGACTGCATCCCTATACGCAAGCCCTGATGGCCATCATGCCCGTGCCGGGGCAGACCCGGGAAGGGGAACGGCCGGTCCTGGAAGGAGAGACGCCCAATGCGGCCGTCGAGATCCTGGGTTGTAAATTTTCCAGCCGGTGCCCCCGGGCAACGGAACGCTGCAGGCTGGAGCAGCCGGAATTGATGGAAGTGGCTCCGGGGCATTCGGTAGCGTGCTTCCCGGTCCAGGAAGCGATCGGGTCTATCTGA
- a CDS encoding SAM-dependent DNA methyltransferase: MAKKAKMQEQSLESIMWNCRNALRGTVGGNETNRDVVMGLVFLKFAGDKFEKRRAEILKEYGDVPAFLDKTSFYLSKNVFYLSETSRWSYIVKNASANHIAVILDTAMRDIEDGNPTLQGALPQNRYTTLSSIRPEQLKSLIDEVNKIDEKRFHDKDLIGRVYEYFLQVFAIDSGTGNEKGEFYTPASIVKLIAELIEPYAGVVYDIITTKMIQFNYPILKAS, translated from the coding sequence ATGGCAAAAAAGGCAAAAATGCAGGAGCAGTCGCTGGAATCAATCATGTGGAATTGCCGCAACGCCCTGCGTGGCACTGTCGGGGGCAACGAAACGAACCGGGATGTGGTCATGGGGCTGGTGTTTCTGAAATTCGCCGGTGACAAATTTGAAAAGCGCAGAGCTGAAATACTCAAAGAATATGGCGATGTGCCTGCTTTTCTGGACAAGACATCCTTTTATCTTTCCAAGAACGTTTTTTATTTAAGTGAAACTTCGCGTTGGTCTTATATCGTCAAGAATGCCAGCGCGAATCATATCGCGGTCATTCTGGATACTGCCATGAGGGATATCGAAGACGGAAACCCGACCCTTCAGGGAGCCTTGCCGCAAAACCGGTATACTACCTTAAGCTCAATTCGCCCGGAGCAGCTTAAATCGTTGATTGACGAGGTCAATAAAATCGATGAGAAGCGGTTTCACGACAAAGACCTGATCGGACGTGTGTACGAATACTTTCTGCAGGTGTTCGCCATCGACTCCGGGACAGGCAACGAAAAAGGAGAATTCTATACCCCTGCAAGCATTGTCAAACTGATCGCCGAGCTGATCGAGCCCTATGCCGGGGTTGTATATGATATAATCACTACGAAAATGATACAATTTAATTACCCTATTTTGAAGGCTTCCTAA